The Bernardetia litoralis DSM 6794 genome includes a window with the following:
- a CDS encoding single-stranded DNA-binding protein: MQGLNKVTLIGNLGKDPEVKMLEGGIALAKFPLATGESYKDSEGVKQTQTEWHNIIVWRSLAEIAGKYLKKGSSIYLEGKIKTRSYDDKDGNKKYVTEIIADNFIMLGKPSSDRANINETI, encoded by the coding sequence ATGCAAGGATTAAACAAAGTAACTTTAATTGGAAATTTGGGTAAAGACCCAGAAGTAAAAATGCTTGAGGGTGGAATTGCCTTGGCTAAATTTCCATTAGCAACAGGTGAATCTTATAAGGACAGTGAAGGAGTCAAACAAACTCAAACTGAATGGCATAATATCATCGTTTGGCGTTCTTTGGCAGAAATTGCTGGGAAGTATTTGAAAAAAGGAAGTTCAATTTATTTGGAGGGTAAAATCAAGACACGTAGTTACGATGATAAGGACGGAAACAAAAAATATGTTACTGAAATTATAGCTGACAACTTTATTATGTTGGGAAAACCTAGTTCAGATAGAGCGAATATAAACGAAACTATTTAA
- a CDS encoding IS630 family transposase, translating to MDFKLSIEERFILEESQSTSNKTLYVKITVLLGLDQGLSPSFLSNLLNISLASVYNYRSLYLEKGLDFYLDNRYLGFWGKLDSFQLACLDEELRTTLYKNSSDIAYWIYENFQIEYCSAGLVSLLHRLGFSYKKTKLIPAKANKAAQIDFVEDIESLLERLGEKELLFFCDAVHPQYNTRSNYAWIPKGKEAELKSVSGRQRVNINGVVNIEEPSEIVVYESKTVNTETTIELFTKLLNTYPESEKIYIVCDNASYYKSKAMKYWLETTRIELIYLPPYSPNLNPMERVWKLMRKEIIDYNYYQDFNQFRANVLSFFEYIADYKDKLETLITCRFHTPSSKTNFY from the coding sequence ATGGATTTTAAATTATCAATTGAGGAACGATTTATTTTGGAAGAAAGTCAAAGTACTTCCAATAAGACTCTGTATGTCAAAATTACAGTTCTTTTAGGTTTAGACCAAGGTTTAAGCCCTTCTTTTTTGAGTAATTTATTGAATATCAGTTTAGCAAGTGTATATAATTACCGTTCTCTTTATTTAGAAAAAGGCTTGGATTTTTATTTAGACAACCGTTATTTAGGTTTTTGGGGTAAATTAGATAGTTTTCAACTTGCTTGTTTAGATGAAGAACTTCGTACTACCTTGTACAAAAATAGTTCAGATATAGCCTACTGGATTTATGAAAATTTTCAAATTGAATATTGTTCAGCAGGTTTAGTTAGTTTACTTCATCGCTTGGGTTTTTCTTACAAAAAGACAAAACTTATTCCAGCCAAAGCTAATAAAGCTGCTCAAATTGACTTTGTAGAGGATATTGAGAGCCTTTTAGAGCGTTTAGGTGAAAAAGAACTTTTGTTTTTTTGTGATGCTGTTCATCCACAATATAATACTAGAAGTAATTATGCTTGGATTCCAAAGGGAAAAGAAGCAGAACTTAAAAGTGTAAGTGGTAGGCAAAGAGTCAATATAAATGGCGTAGTAAATATAGAAGAACCCTCAGAAATAGTAGTTTATGAAAGTAAAACAGTAAATACAGAAACTACTATTGAGCTATTTACAAAGCTACTCAATACCTATCCAGAGAGTGAAAAAATATATATTGTTTGTGACAATGCTTCCTATTACAAAAGTAAGGCAATGAAGTATTGGCTAGAAACAACACGGATAGAACTCATTTATTTACCTCCTTATTCCCCTAATCTAAACCCAATGGAAAGGGTGTGGAAGTTAATGAGAAAAGAAATAATCGACTATAATTACTACCAAGATTTCAATCAATTTAGGGCAAACGTCCTTTCCTTTTTTGAATATATTGCCGATTATAAAGACAAGTTAGAAACTCTAATAACTTGCCGATTTCACACGCCTAGTTCTAAAACCAATTTTTATTAA
- the metH gene encoding methionine synthase: MNTETSINIHQLITKHLQERILVLDGAMGTMIQRHTLEEEGFRSERFKDWKQDVKGNNDLLSITQPDIIRDIHKKYFEAGADIVETNTFSATTIAMADYGMEELAYELNYESAKLAKEAATAFGGLEHETKPRFVAGAIGPTNRTASISPDVNDPAYRAVTFDDLVMAYYEQVRGLVDGGVDLILIETVFDTLNCKAALFAVEKYFDDRNIPQQDRLPIMVSGTITDASGRTLSGQTTEAFYNSIAHANIISVGLNCALGAALMKPYMRELSRVANCFVSCYPNAGLPNEFGQYDETASQMSRLLEDFASEGLFNIVGGCCGTTPDHIQAIAEEAAKHEPRKIPERKTAMRLSGLEAITLDKSTNFVNVGERTNVTGSKKFSRLIKEGKFQEALDVAKQQVEGGAQVIDINMDEGMLDSKNAMVHFLNLVGSEPDISKLPIMIDSSKWEIIEAALKCVQGKGIVNSISLKEGKEKFMEQAKLVRRYGAAVIIMAFDEDGQADTYERKIEICKRSYDIWVDELNFPPEDIIFDPNIFAIATGIDEHNNYAVDFINATRWIKENLPYAKISGGVSNVSFSFRGNDVVREAIHAVFLYHAVKAGMDMGIVNAGMLEVYDNVDKELLKYVEDVVLNKNPEHGTELLVDMAEKYRGEGKKRVKDETWRENTVEKRLEYSLVNGITEHIIADTEEARLKVEHPLHVIEGALMDGMNVVGDLFGEGKMFLPQVVKSARVMKQAVAHLIPFLEIEKQKLRDSGQEVKKNGKILLATVKGDVHDIGKNIVGVVLACNNYDVVDLGVMVPADKILQEAVNHDVDVIGLSGLITPSLDEMVFVAQQMEKQGLKLPLLIGGATTSRIHTAVKISPSYTGSVVHVVDASKAVPVMSNLLNDEAKTEFSKTIKDEYTQLAEDHAKRQSEVKYVSIEEARRNKLKIDWDKTTITEPTFLGNRYFNNYNFSEIREFIDWSPFFMTWGLKGAYPRIFEHKKHGNEAKKLFDDAQKMLDKIISGRWLTANGAIGFYPANVVNDDDIEIYTNDERTEVLTYFRNLRQQQEKTGKTPNLCISDFVAPKETGLKDYIGLFAITTGIGIDKKLAEFEAKHDDYSKIMLQALADRLAEAFAEMMHKQVRTQLWGYAKNEQLTKEDIVREKYVGIRPAPGYPANPDHTEKTLLFDLLKASEKTGIELTESLAMLPTAAVSGLYFSHPESIYFGVGKISKDQIEDYAKRKNMSIEEIERWLGSNLNY, from the coding sequence ATGAATACAGAAACTAGCATAAATATCCATCAACTTATTACCAAACATCTTCAAGAACGCATTTTAGTTTTGGATGGTGCAATGGGAACAATGATTCAACGCCATACTTTAGAAGAAGAGGGTTTTAGAAGTGAGCGTTTCAAAGATTGGAAACAAGATGTAAAAGGAAATAACGACCTTTTATCGATTACTCAACCTGATATTATCAGAGATATTCATAAAAAATATTTTGAAGCAGGTGCAGATATTGTCGAAACGAATACTTTTAGTGCCACTACCATTGCCATGGCTGATTATGGAATGGAAGAACTGGCTTATGAATTAAATTATGAATCTGCAAAACTTGCAAAAGAAGCAGCAACAGCATTTGGAGGGTTAGAACATGAAACAAAACCTCGTTTTGTAGCAGGTGCAATAGGACCAACCAACAGAACAGCATCTATTTCGCCAGATGTAAATGACCCAGCTTATCGTGCAGTTACTTTTGATGATTTAGTAATGGCTTATTACGAACAAGTTCGTGGTTTGGTTGATGGTGGAGTTGATTTGATTTTGATAGAAACTGTTTTTGATACATTAAATTGTAAGGCTGCACTTTTTGCAGTTGAGAAATATTTTGATGATAGAAATATTCCACAACAAGACCGTTTGCCGATTATGGTTTCGGGAACAATCACCGATGCAAGTGGTCGTACTCTTTCTGGACAAACAACAGAAGCATTTTATAATTCAATTGCTCATGCAAATATTATTTCTGTGGGGCTAAATTGTGCTTTGGGTGCTGCACTCATGAAACCATATATGCGTGAACTTTCACGAGTTGCAAACTGCTTTGTTTCGTGTTATCCAAATGCAGGACTTCCAAATGAGTTTGGTCAGTATGACGAAACAGCTTCACAAATGAGTCGTTTATTAGAAGATTTTGCCAGTGAAGGACTTTTTAATATTGTGGGGGGATGCTGTGGAACTACGCCAGACCATATTCAAGCCATTGCTGAAGAAGCAGCAAAACATGAACCTCGTAAAATTCCAGAACGCAAAACAGCTATGCGTTTATCAGGATTAGAAGCCATTACACTTGATAAAAGTACCAATTTTGTAAATGTTGGAGAAAGAACAAATGTTACTGGGTCAAAGAAATTTTCAAGATTAATAAAAGAAGGTAAATTTCAAGAAGCCTTAGATGTTGCCAAACAGCAAGTTGAAGGAGGAGCGCAAGTCATCGATATTAATATGGATGAAGGAATGTTGGATTCTAAAAATGCAATGGTTCATTTTCTTAATCTTGTGGGTTCAGAGCCTGATATTTCCAAACTTCCAATTATGATAGATTCCTCAAAATGGGAAATCATAGAAGCAGCATTGAAATGTGTGCAAGGAAAAGGAATTGTAAATTCTATTTCATTAAAAGAAGGTAAAGAGAAGTTCATGGAACAGGCAAAACTTGTTCGTCGTTATGGTGCTGCCGTTATTATTATGGCTTTTGATGAAGATGGACAAGCCGATACTTATGAACGAAAAATTGAAATTTGTAAACGCAGTTATGATATTTGGGTAGATGAGCTTAATTTTCCTCCTGAAGACATCATTTTTGACCCTAATATTTTTGCCATTGCAACAGGAATTGACGAACATAATAATTATGCTGTTGATTTTATTAATGCAACAAGGTGGATTAAAGAAAACTTACCTTATGCCAAAATTAGTGGTGGGGTAAGTAATGTTTCATTTTCGTTTCGTGGAAATGATGTAGTTCGGGAAGCGATTCATGCTGTTTTTCTTTATCATGCTGTAAAAGCAGGAATGGATATGGGAATTGTAAACGCAGGAATGTTAGAAGTGTATGATAATGTTGATAAGGAACTTTTAAAATACGTTGAGGATGTAGTTTTGAATAAAAATCCTGAACATGGAACGGAACTTTTGGTCGATATGGCTGAAAAGTACAGAGGAGAAGGAAAAAAACGAGTAAAAGACGAAACATGGCGAGAAAATACAGTAGAAAAACGCCTTGAATATTCATTAGTAAATGGAATTACAGAACATATTATTGCTGATACTGAAGAAGCTCGTTTGAAAGTAGAACATCCTTTACATGTCATTGAAGGTGCTTTAATGGACGGAATGAATGTAGTAGGAGATTTATTTGGAGAAGGAAAAATGTTTTTGCCACAAGTAGTAAAATCGGCTCGTGTAATGAAGCAAGCTGTTGCTCATTTGATTCCTTTTTTAGAAATCGAAAAACAAAAATTGCGTGATTCTGGACAAGAAGTAAAGAAAAATGGTAAAATTTTGTTAGCCACCGTAAAAGGCGATGTTCATGATATTGGGAAAAATATTGTAGGTGTTGTTTTGGCGTGTAATAATTATGATGTTGTAGATTTGGGTGTAATGGTTCCTGCTGATAAAATTTTGCAAGAAGCTGTCAATCATGATGTTGATGTAATTGGACTTAGTGGACTTATTACGCCATCGCTTGATGAGATGGTTTTTGTGGCGCAACAAATGGAAAAACAAGGCTTAAAACTTCCTCTTTTGATTGGTGGAGCAACCACTTCACGCATTCATACGGCTGTCAAGATTTCGCCTTCTTATACAGGTTCGGTGGTTCATGTGGTAGATGCTTCAAAAGCTGTTCCTGTGATGTCAAATTTATTGAATGATGAAGCAAAAACTGAGTTTTCAAAAACAATAAAAGACGAATATACACAACTTGCAGAAGACCACGCCAAAAGGCAATCAGAAGTGAAATATGTTTCTATTGAGGAGGCAAGAAGAAATAAATTAAAAATTGATTGGGACAAAACAACAATTACAGAACCTACATTTTTAGGAAATCGTTATTTCAATAATTATAATTTTTCTGAAATAAGAGAGTTTATAGATTGGAGTCCATTTTTCATGACATGGGGATTAAAAGGAGCGTATCCACGTATTTTTGAACATAAAAAACATGGAAATGAAGCCAAAAAATTATTTGATGATGCTCAAAAAATGTTAGATAAAATAATTTCTGGTCGTTGGCTGACTGCAAATGGTGCAATTGGTTTTTATCCTGCCAATGTTGTCAATGATGATGATATTGAGATTTATACAAACGATGAGCGCACTGAAGTTTTGACTTATTTTAGAAATCTGCGTCAGCAACAAGAGAAAACAGGAAAAACACCAAACCTTTGTATTTCAGATTTTGTAGCACCAAAAGAAACAGGTTTGAAAGATTATATTGGTCTTTTTGCTATCACAACAGGAATCGGAATTGATAAAAAACTAGCTGAGTTTGAGGCAAAACATGATGATTATAGCAAAATTATGTTGCAAGCCTTAGCCGATAGATTAGCTGAAGCCTTTGCCGAAATGATGCACAAACAAGTTCGTACACAACTTTGGGGATATGCCAAAAACGAACAGCTTACAAAAGAAGACATTGTAAGAGAAAAATACGTAGGTATTCGTCCAGCCCCTGGTTATCCTGCCAACCCTGACCACACCGAAAAAACCCTTTTGTTTGACTTACTAAAAGCCTCCGAAAAAACAGGGATTGAACTTACTGAAAGTTTGGCAATGTTACCAACGGCAGCCGTTTCAGGTTTGTATTTTTCACACCCCGAATCTATTTATTTTGGAGTAGGAAAAATCAGCAAAGACCAAATAGAAGATTACGCAAAACGCAAAAATATGTCTATTGAAGAAATAGAAAGATGGTTGGGTAGTAATTTGAATTATTAA
- a CDS encoding DNA cytosine methyltransferase, whose amino-acid sequence MKTTLKYIDLFSGAGGFSLGFDNKGFQNVFSIDIEPSFCETYKHNFANHQLVEKDICDLSDSEIKYLKEFDEIDVVIGGPPCQGFSIAGNIGRKFVDDPRNRLFKEFVRIVKVVKPKFFVMENVARLYTHNKGATRNEIIKDFEKLGYKVDCKILNSADYGVPQVRKRVIFIGTSTNQKIEFPQQEVENYVSVKEALSKYPKLKSGEESSIPNHIAMSHSEQMLTKMSYVSDGGDRNEIPVKIRPKSGDVRKYIKYASDKPSVCVTGDMRKIFHYEQNRALTVRELAELQSFPDDFVFKGTRISQQQQVGNSVPPKMAEAIAKVIIKMSENV is encoded by the coding sequence ATGAAAACTACATTAAAATACATAGACTTATTTTCTGGAGCTGGTGGCTTCTCTTTAGGTTTTGACAACAAAGGTTTTCAAAATGTTTTCTCTATTGATATTGAGCCAAGTTTTTGTGAAACATATAAACACAATTTTGCTAATCATCAACTTGTTGAAAAAGACATTTGTGATTTATCCGACTCTGAAATAAAATATCTCAAAGAGTTTGACGAAATAGATGTTGTAATTGGTGGACCACCTTGCCAAGGATTCAGTATAGCTGGAAATATTGGAAGAAAGTTTGTTGACGACCCAAGAAATAGATTATTTAAAGAATTTGTAAGAATCGTGAAAGTTGTAAAACCAAAATTCTTTGTAATGGAGAATGTTGCAAGATTATACACTCACAACAAAGGTGCAACAAGAAACGAAATAATAAAAGATTTTGAAAAACTTGGATATAAAGTGGATTGTAAGATTTTAAATTCAGCAGATTACGGTGTCCCTCAAGTTAGAAAAAGAGTAATATTTATTGGTACTTCAACAAATCAAAAAATTGAATTCCCACAACAAGAAGTAGAAAACTATGTTTCTGTAAAAGAAGCATTATCAAAATATCCAAAATTAAAATCTGGTGAGGAATCTTCGATTCCTAACCACATTGCAATGTCACATTCAGAACAAATGCTTACCAAAATGAGTTATGTTTCTGATGGTGGAGATAGAAATGAGATTCCCGTAAAAATTAGACCAAAGTCTGGTGATGTTAGAAAATATATAAAATACGCAAGTGACAAACCTTCGGTTTGTGTTACTGGCGATATGCGTAAAATCTTTCATTATGAGCAGAATAGAGCATTAACAGTCCGTGAACTTGCAGAATTACAGTCATTCCCTGATGACTTTGTTTTCAAAGGAACTAGAATATCACAACAACAACAGGTAGGTAATTCTGTTCCACCTAAAATGGCAGAAGCAATTGCAAAAGTAATTATCAAAATGAGTGAAAATGTTTAA
- a CDS encoding NeuD/PglB/VioB family sugar acetyltransferase, producing the protein MDSIHSLPAESNELPPILPLIIVGAKGLGKVALEVLQSTDNIIYCFLDEDYKEEAAVSETATFPNEINHVSIMGSSDDDDMLNLVNDKCDYFVAIENNADRKRIIKKIHKQRKKYPAVAVHSMAHIADDATMGYGTLIGMGAMVGADVKIGTSCIINANATLDYNVEIGNFTQIGIGSNIGAGVKIEEDVFVGNGVTIIAGVTIGKGARIGAGSVVLSNIKAKETVLGNPAKAISL; encoded by the coding sequence ATGGACTCTATTCATTCTTTACCTGCCGAATCAAACGAACTTCCTCCTATTCTTCCTCTTATTATTGTAGGCGCAAAAGGTCTTGGAAAGGTTGCTTTGGAGGTTTTACAAAGCACAGATAATATTATTTATTGTTTTCTTGATGAAGATTATAAAGAAGAAGCTGCTGTTTCTGAAACGGCTACTTTTCCAAATGAGATAAATCACGTTTCTATAATGGGAAGTTCTGACGATGATGATATGCTAAATCTTGTCAATGATAAATGTGATTATTTTGTGGCAATAGAAAATAATGCCGATAGAAAAAGAATTATTAAAAAAATACATAAACAAAGAAAAAAATATCCTGCCGTAGCTGTTCATTCAATGGCACACATTGCTGATGATGCTACAATGGGTTACGGAACTTTGATAGGAATGGGCGCAATGGTTGGCGCAGATGTCAAAATTGGAACAAGTTGTATCATTAATGCAAATGCAACTTTAGATTATAATGTAGAAATTGGAAATTTCACTCAAATAGGAATCGGTTCAAATATCGGTGCTGGAGTAAAAATTGAAGAAGATGTCTTTGTAGGAAATGGTGTAACAATTATTGCAGGTGTTACAATAGGAAAAGGTGCAAGAATTGGAGCTGGAAGTGTCGTTTTGAGTAACATTAAAGCAAAAGAAACTGTTTTGGGAAATCCTGCAAAGGCTATTTCTTTGTAA
- a CDS encoding DNA adenine methylase has protein sequence MFKYPKVNYIGNKEKIAQWICDQFPKDAETLFDAFSGGCSLSYEAKCRGLEVYTNDILEINYHIANALIKNNKSLLTKEDIDIIFSGKPFEGFMFDNYSEVYFFPEECKELDLYRKNIEKLDSEEKKSLAFSLIRRAMVRKMPYSRFNLNWDKIVQLRDEEYSYEKYKRRRAYHNQSFKFHFLKNLDDYNNAVFNNNKENNAYNDDVFNLLDTVSADIIYLDPPYTGTMNNYFGFYGLVDDFITSKKTKPFENNFINKKIAVELFDNLFSKLSNFKYWYLSYNNSSYPSKDELLYLLNKYSDNVQVIERKHVYKITGKEKKETNKEYLFIVKNELPQKNIKKNYATAEL, from the coding sequence ATGTTTAAGTATCCTAAAGTCAACTATATTGGCAATAAAGAAAAAATTGCACAATGGATTTGTGACCAATTCCCAAAAGATGCGGAAACACTTTTTGATGCTTTTTCTGGAGGTTGCTCTTTAAGCTATGAAGCTAAATGCAGAGGTTTAGAAGTTTATACAAATGACATTTTAGAAATAAATTATCATATTGCTAACGCTTTAATCAAAAACAATAAATCTCTTTTAACCAAGGAAGATATTGATATCATATTTTCTGGGAAACCGTTTGAAGGTTTTATGTTCGATAATTATTCGGAAGTATATTTTTTTCCAGAAGAATGTAAAGAACTTGATTTATATAGAAAGAACATTGAAAAGTTAGATTCAGAAGAAAAAAAATCATTGGCTTTTTCTTTAATAAGAAGAGCTATGGTAAGAAAAATGCCATATTCTCGCTTTAATCTTAATTGGGACAAAATTGTTCAATTACGTGATGAAGAATACAGTTATGAAAAGTACAAACGAAGAAGAGCTTATCACAATCAATCATTCAAATTTCATTTCTTAAAAAATTTAGATGACTATAACAACGCTGTATTTAACAACAACAAAGAAAACAATGCATATAATGATGATGTTTTTAATTTATTAGATACAGTTTCAGCAGATATAATTTATTTAGACCCACCATACACAGGTACAATGAATAATTACTTTGGCTTTTATGGTTTGGTAGATGATTTTATTACCTCAAAGAAAACAAAGCCTTTTGAGAATAATTTTATTAATAAAAAAATTGCTGTTGAGTTGTTTGATAATTTATTTTCAAAATTATCCAATTTTAAATACTGGTATTTAAGTTATAATAACTCGTCTTATCCTTCAAAAGATGAACTTTTATATTTATTAAATAAATATTCGGATAATGTTCAAGTCATTGAGAGAAAACACGTTTACAAAATCACAGGAAAAGAAAAAAAAGAAACTAATAAAGAATATTTATTTATTGTAAAAAATGAGTTACCTCAAAAAAATATTAAAAAAAATTATGCCACAGCAGAATTATGA
- a CDS encoding tyrosine-type recombinase/integrase, giving the protein MPTNRLKIIFGYINELSSFLKKYPFHSWNKQNKYWTTPYSEQILEEIKEKIKELNLEFLYEEENKKEGARKITPYDTNNYKECPKEYIDKLNELRYAQNTLKTYTSLFEEFINFHNKKDVITLGQIEAIEFIRYLVSERKVSISYQNQAINAIKFYYERVLGGKRMTIYLDRPQKELTLPTVLSKEEIQLIIGKITNLKHKTMIMLTYSTGLRVSEVINLKIQDIDSQRKQIRVEQSKGKKDRYTLLSDKILILLRKYYIKYKPTQWLFEGQVAEGKITQYSVRSLQMILKRAVSKTSITKKVTMHTLRHSFATHLLENGTDLRYIQVLLGHQSSKTTEIYTHVTTKGFDKIKNPLDDLDI; this is encoded by the coding sequence ATGCCTACAAATCGTTTGAAAATTATTTTTGGTTATATCAATGAACTTTCTTCTTTTCTCAAAAAATATCCTTTTCATAGTTGGAATAAGCAGAATAAATACTGGACAACTCCTTATTCTGAGCAGATTTTAGAGGAAATCAAAGAAAAAATAAAAGAATTAAATTTAGAATTTTTATATGAAGAAGAGAATAAAAAAGAAGGAGCTAGAAAGATAACACCTTATGATACAAATAATTATAAAGAATGTCCAAAAGAATATATAGATAAATTGAATGAATTGAGATATGCTCAAAATACATTAAAAACCTATACTTCGCTTTTTGAAGAGTTTATCAATTTTCATAACAAAAAAGATGTGATAACACTAGGACAGATAGAGGCAATAGAGTTTATTCGTTATTTAGTTTCGGAACGAAAAGTATCTATTTCGTATCAAAATCAAGCTATTAATGCAATTAAATTTTATTATGAGCGTGTTTTGGGAGGAAAAAGAATGACTATTTATTTAGACAGACCTCAAAAAGAACTTACTTTACCAACTGTTTTGAGTAAAGAAGAAATACAATTAATTATTGGTAAAATAACAAATTTAAAGCATAAAACAATGATTATGCTAACTTATTCGACAGGTTTGCGAGTAAGTGAAGTTATTAATCTCAAAATACAAGACATTGATTCTCAAAGAAAACAAATACGAGTAGAACAAAGTAAAGGAAAAAAAGACCGTTATACGCTTCTTTCTGATAAAATATTAATTTTATTAAGAAAATATTACATAAAATACAAACCTACTCAATGGCTTTTTGAGGGACAAGTAGCTGAAGGGAAAATCACACAATATTCTGTTAGGAGTCTGCAAATGATTTTGAAGAGGGCTGTTAGTAAAACGAGTATTACTAAAAAAGTAACTATGCATACTTTACGGCATTCTTTTGCTACCCATTTGTTGGAAAATGGTACAGATTTACGTTATATTCAAGTATTATTAGGGCATCAGAGTAGTAAAACAACTGAAATTTATACACATGTAACGACAAAAGGTTTTGATAAAATAAAAAATCCTTTGGATGATTTGGATATATAA
- a CDS encoding toxin-antitoxin system YwqK family antitoxin: MKLTIVVFMILTVVSCQNSLSQNIAFERLSEDKVIINGDTLTKNKENQYQKYFESGKVEYEGKLINDKKEGQWITYYEDGFLCKEIDYSNGQKNGKFIWYFTNGKKQQEVDLVNGVKHGKDKYWNKDGTLNSITTFENGEQIEIRAYKPNYINTTDTTTYNGDIIWKKE; the protein is encoded by the coding sequence ATGAAATTAACAATAGTGGTATTTATGATTTTGACAGTTGTTAGCTGTCAAAATTCATTAAGTCAAAACATAGCTTTTGAAAGATTGTCAGAAGACAAAGTAATTATCAATGGTGATACATTAACTAAGAATAAAGAAAATCAATATCAGAAGTATTTTGAGTCTGGTAAAGTAGAATATGAAGGTAAGCTGATAAATGATAAAAAAGAAGGTCAATGGATTACATATTATGAAGACGGTTTTCTCTGCAAAGAAATAGATTATTCAAATGGACAGAAAAACGGAAAATTTATTTGGTATTTTACTAATGGAAAAAAACAACAAGAAGTTGACCTCGTCAATGGCGTAAAACATGGAAAAGACAAGTATTGGAATAAAGATGGAACTCTTAACTCTATAACTACTTTTGAAAATGGTGAACAAATTGAAATTCGAGCTTATAAACCAAATTATATAAACACAACGGACACAACAACATATAATGGAGATATAATCTGGAAAAAAGAATAA
- a CDS encoding helix-turn-helix domain-containing protein: MASFGHFIKTEREKREWTQTEFGAKIGINSSAISRIENGTQKFSKSKLKSLATLFEYELQNITDLFFADKFAREAFKYKCSDSIFSVAEDTANYIKNTNVKQAELDL, translated from the coding sequence ATGGCAAGTTTCGGACATTTTATTAAAACTGAAAGAGAAAAAAGAGAGTGGACACAAACTGAATTTGGAGCAAAAATCGGAATTAATTCAAGTGCAATCAGCAGAATTGAAAACGGAACTCAAAAGTTCAGCAAATCCAAATTGAAATCACTCGCTACTTTATTTGAATATGAGTTGCAAAACATAACAGACTTATTTTTTGCTGACAAATTTGCAAGAGAAGCTTTTAAATACAAATGTTCAGACTCTATTTTTTCAGTAGCAGAAGACACAGCAAATTACATTAAGAACACCAACGTTAAACAGGCTGAATTAGATTTATGA